TATTCAAGCGTATGCCGGTAAAACAAGAGGTGAGTTAGATCCACATTTGTTTGCAATTGCTGAAGATGCTTATAGATGTATGAAGATCGACGGTAAAAATCAAACCATTGTGGTAAGTGGTGAATCAGGTGCTGGGAAGACTGTTAGTGCAAAGTATATCATGAGATATTTCGCTTCTGTCGAAGAAGATTCTGAATTAGTTTCTAATATTGGAACTGAACATAAATCTGACATGTCTGACGTCGAAAAGCAAATTTTGGCTACTAATCCTATTATGGAAGCATTCGGTAATGCTAAAACAACTAGAAatgataattcttcaagattcggtaaatatttggaaattttattcGACAACACAACATCGATCATTGGTGCTAGGATTAGGacatatttattagaaagatCGAGGTTAGTCTTCCAACCTAAGAGTGAGAGGAATTACCatattttttatcaaatattagCCGGTATGAAAGATGGCGATAAAGCGACTTTAGGTTTAACTAGCGCTGAAGACTATAAATACACTAATCAAGGTGGTTTTCCTCGTATTGATGGGGTAGATGATGCTGAAGAGTTTAACATTACTAAAGACGCCTTGTCTTTGATTGGAGTTGGTAAAGAGAAACAAATGGAAATTTATAAGATTTTGGCAGCCTTATTACATATTggtaatattgaaattagtGCTACTAGAAACGATGCTCATTTATCATCAGACGAACCAAATTTGGTTAAAGCGTGTGAATTATTAGGTATTGATCCTATGAACTTCAGTAAATGGTGTGTAAAAAAGCAGATTACTACAAGATCTGAGAAGATTGTGAGTAATTTAAACCATAATCAAGCAAATGTAGCTAGAGATTCCTTTGccaaatatatctattcCGCATTGTTTGATTGGTTAGTCAATTATGTGAATACTGATTTATGTCCACCTGAAGTTggtgaaaaaattaaatcatttattgGGGTCTTAGATATCTACGGGTTTGAGCATTTTGAGAAGAATTCTTTTGAACAGTTCTGTATTAATTATGccaatgaaaaattacagCAGGAATTTAATCAGCATGTTTTCAAACTTGAGCAAGAAGAGTAtgttaaagaagaaattgaatggtcattcattgattttgcaGACAATCAGCCATGCATTAATTTGATCGAAAATAAGTTGGgtattttatcattattagatgaagaatcGAGATTACCTGCCGGTAACGATCAATCATGGATTGAAAAAATGTATCAAACCCTCGATAAGGAACCAACTAATAAGGTTTTTAAGAAGCCAAGGTTTGGTCAAACTAAATTCATAGTCAGTCATTATGCTCTTGATGTTAGCTACGATATTGATGGtttcattgaaaagaataGAGACACCGTTGGTGAAGGCCATTTGGATGTCATGAAACAATCAACTAATGAAATGTTACAATCTGTTCTTGAAATTATAGATAAGAATGCAAAAGCTTTGGAAGCATCGAAGCCTGAAACTAATTCTAGAGTAAGATCAGTTGCAAGCAAAAAGCCAACATTGGGTTCTATGTTCAAAAACTCtttaattgaattgatGAAGACTATTGATTCTACAAATGTTCATTATATCAGATGTATTAAGcctaatgaagaaaagaaagctTGGGAGTTTGACTCGTTAATGGTCTTATCTCAATTGCGGGCATGTGGTGTTTTAGAAACTATTAGAATTTCATGTGCTGGATTCCCTTCAAGGTGGCCATATGTCGAATTCGCTGACAGATATCATATATTAGTTCCTTCGAGTTTGTGGATGGAAGTTATGAGTGGTGAGACAACACAGGAATCTGTTAGTGACTTGTGTAATAAGATTTTGGATACAAATATCGAAGATAAGAGTAAATACCAATTAGGTAATActaaaattttcttcaaagctGGTATGTTGGCACATTTCGAAAAATTGAGGTCTGATAAGTTATTCCAATCGGCTGTTATGATCCAAAAGAACTTAAGAAGGCGCTATCACCAAAACaactattcaaatattagaCAGTCACATATTAGTTTGCAAGCTTTAGTTCGTGGACATACAAAGAGAACCCAAATCAGAAAGGAAACTGAAGATAAGGCTGCGACGAATATACAAACTGCTATTAGGGGATTCATGGCTAGAAAGCAATTAAAAGATACCCTTGCGTCTATTGTCGTCTTACAGAAATCCATTAGAGGTTTGcaaggaagaagaaacttTACCCGTGCAAGGTCGGAAAAATCAGCTATCACCTTACAGAATGCTTGGAGAGGTCATACTGCTAGACGTGATTATAAGAAGTCTATGAAGGCAGTTGTCTTACTTCAATCCTGTTTCAGAAGGAAGTTGGCCATTGGTGAattgaaggatttgaaGGTTAATGCTAAATCAGTCAATCACTTGAAAGAGGTTTCTTACAAATTAGAAAACAAGGTTATTGAATTAACTCAGTCGTTAACTTCCaaaattcaagataatAAGAAGTTAGTCAGCGAAATTGCAGGCTTGAAGGTCTTGTTAGATCAATCAAGTAACGTGCATGAAACCTTGAAATCTAGAgaacttgaatttaatgaaaagtATGACTCTCAAAATGTAGGACATCAACAAGAAATCGAAAGCTTGAATAAGGAATTAGAATCCATTAAGTCTGAATATTCTTCAGCTGAACAGAAGATAGAACAATTAACTAAGGAGCAAGCAGATTTAAGACAAGAAGTGCATCGTAATatcgaagaattgaatcaaGCTAAGGATGCTCTTGTTAAGCGTGATACAATTGAAGTTGACTTGAAATCTCATATTGAGCAGTTGAAATCTGAAATTGCAAGTTTGCAATCGCAACAACAGAAAGGTGTTATTTCCAATCCAAAATCGAGAAATGTCAGTAACAAGCGCCATAGTAGCGCTTTAGCTTGGAACTCACCAGCATCATTAGATCAAAATGGCAACAGACCAGTATCAGTAATTGCTGTTTCAAATGATGAGGACGCCAATGTGGATGATATCAATGATGAATTGTTCAGATTATTAAGAGACTCAAGGCAGTTGCATAAGGAAATCGTTGAAGGATTGTTAAAGGGTTTGAAAATTCCACCTGCCGGTGTTGCAGCTGACTTGACCAGAAAAGAAGTGTTATTCCCTGcaagaattataattattatattatctGATATGTGGAGACTAGGCTTAACCAAGGAAAGTGAAGAGTTTTTAGGTGAAGTTTTGGCAGCCATTCAACAGATTGTATCCACATTAAAGGATGATGAAGTCATTTCAAATGGGGCCTTTTGGTTATCAAACACACatgaattatattcattTGTTTCGTATGCTCAACAGACCATTATTGCAAATGACACATTATCTCACGAGATGAGCGAGGAAGAATTCGACGAATACTTGAAATTAGTTGCAGTCGTGAAGGAAGACTTTGAATCCCtttcatataatatttacaatatgtggatgaaaaaaatggaaaagGATTTAGAGAAGAAAGCTGTCTCTGCGGTAGTTTTGTCTCAATCTTTACCAGGATTTATGGCACCAGAGAATTCGCCATTTTTGGCCAAGGTCTTTTCTCCAGGTGTGCAATATAAGATGGATGATATATTGAGCTTTTTTAATTCAGTATACTGGTCTATGAAGTCatatttcattgaataTGAAGTTATGAATGAAGTAATAATCGAATTATTAAGGTTCGTTGATGCC
The nucleotide sequence above comes from Debaryomyces hansenii CBS767 chromosome A complete sequence. Encoded proteins:
- a CDS encoding DEHA2D05544p (similar to uniprot|P19524 Saccharomyces cerevisiae YOR326W MYO2 One of two type V myosins) yields the protein MVMSYDVGTRCWYPDEKLGWIGASVTSNKKQDNNKYVLELVSDTDESQTFTIETDDLNDDNDKLPPLRNPPILEAAEDLTSLSYLNEPAVLHAIKLRYSQLNIYTYSGIVLIATNPFQRVDQLYSQDIIQAYAGKTRGELDPHLFAIAEDAYRCMKIDGKNQTIVVSGESGAGKTVSAKYIMRYFASVEEDSELVSNIGTEHKSDMSDVEKQILATNPIMEAFGNAKTTRNDNSSRFGKYLEILFDNTTSIIGARIRTYLLERSRLVFQPKSERNYHIFYQILAGMKDGDKATLGLTSAEDYKYTNQGGFPRIDGVDDAEEFNITKDALSLIGVGKEKQMEIYKILAALLHIGNIEISATRNDAHLSSDEPNLVKACELLGIDPMNFSKWCVKKQITTRSEKIVSNLNHNQANVARDSFAKYIYSALFDWLVNYVNTDLCPPEVGEKIKSFIGVLDIYGFEHFEKNSFEQFCINYANEKLQQEFNQHVFKLEQEEYVKEEIEWSFIDFADNQPCINLIENKLGILSLLDEESRLPAGNDQSWIEKMYQTLDKEPTNKVFKKPRFGQTKFIVSHYALDVSYDIDGFIEKNRDTVGEGHLDVMKQSTNEMLQSVLEIIDKNAKALEASKPETNSRVRSVASKKPTLGSMFKNSLIELMKTIDSTNVHYIRCIKPNEEKKAWEFDSLMVLSQLRACGVLETIRISCAGFPSRWPYVEFADRYHILVPSSLWMEVMSGETTQESVSDLCNKILDTNIEDKSKYQLGNTKIFFKAGMLAHFEKLRSDKLFQSAVMIQKNLRRRYHQNNYSNIRQSHISLQALVRGHTKRTQIRKETEDKAATNIQTAIRGFMARKQLKDTLASIVVLQKSIRGLQGRRNFTRARSEKSAITLQNAWRGHTARRDYKKSMKAVVLLQSCFRRKLAIGELKDLKVNAKSVNHLKEVSYKLENKVIELTQSLTSKIQDNKKLVSEIAGLKVLLDQSSNVHETLKSRELEFNEKYDSQNVGHQQEIESLNKELESIKSEYSSAEQKIEQLTKEQADLRQEVHRNIEELNQAKDALVKRDTIEVDLKSHIEQLKSEIASLQSQQQKGVISNPKSRNVSNKRHSSALAWNSPASLDQNGNRPVSVIAVSNDEDANVDDINDELFRLLRDSRQLHKEIVEGLLKGLKIPPAGVAADLTRKEVLFPARIIIIILSDMWRLGLTKESEEFLGEVLAAIQQIVSTLKDDEVISNGAFWLSNTHELYSFVSYAQQTIIANDTLSHEMSEEEFDEYLKLVAVVKEDFESLSYNIYNMWMKKMEKDLEKKAVSAVVLSQSLPGFMAPENSPFLAKVFSPGVQYKMDDILSFFNSVYWSMKSYFIEYEVMNEVIIELLRFVDALCFNDLIMRRNFLSWKRGLQLNYNVTRLEEWCKGHEIQEGSGYLNHLLQAAKLLQLRKNTPDDIEIIYEICYALKPIQIQKLISQYYVADYETPIAPNVLQAVADRVKANDGTNNDDLFELVSTDGHFNDPFRSVNLRPFSRVEAYVPAWLSLPVIRRIVELVAKNASVQESNNFDEKEEMNGFENEVPTTAQV